The following proteins come from a genomic window of Sorghum bicolor cultivar BTx623 chromosome 3, Sorghum_bicolor_NCBIv3, whole genome shotgun sequence:
- the LOC8085067 gene encoding GDSL esterase/lipase At1g33811 yields MDDYGRLALAVAVVAAVAGTSGGAAAWGWQQQQPPLAPCMYVFGDSLVDNGNNNDILSLARANYRPYGIDFHEGPPGRFTNGRTMVDFLSDMLRLRPPLLPPYATARPEDLPRGVNFASGASGILPETGNNLGGHYPLSEQVDHFRAAVSDMGNTSEFRGNATKVAAHLGRCIFFVGMGSNDYLNNYFMPDYYDTARRYSPRDYAALLLQGYSDQLTQLYGLGARKFVVAGVGLIGCIPYELARMDDDHGPSSRPSNQSAVSSQDIAISIGIGGGGGGGGIGIGGGRVGGRLPSTMPLPYTDGDGGNGNGNGNGNTNPAPNNGGGCNETINSAIDIYNRGLLAMVKRFNSRGGLRGAKFVFLDAVQSGKDLVANAAAHGFTVLDRGCCGVGRNNGQITCLPLQRPCDDRSKYMFWDAFHPTEAVHRIYAAKAFSSNSTAEVYPINVSQLAAI; encoded by the exons ATGGACGACTACGGGAGGCTGGCGCTCGCCGTGGCGGTGGTGGCAGCTGTGGCGGGCAcgagcggcggcgcggcggcgtggggctggcagcagcagcagccgccgctgGCGCCGTGCATGTACGTCTTCGGCGACTCGCTGGTGGACAACGGCAACAACAACGACATCCTGAGCCTGGCCCGTGCCAACTACCGCCCCTACGGCATCGACTTCCACGAGGGCCCGCCGGGGCGCTTCACCAACGGCCGCACCATGGTCGACTTCCTCTCCGACATGCTCCGCCTCCGCCCGCCGCTCCTCCCGCCCTACGCCACGGCGAGGCCCGAGGACCTCCCCCGCGGCGTCAACTTCGCGTCGGGGGCCTCCGGCATCCTCCCCGAGACAGGAAACAACCTG GGCGGGCACTACCCGTTGTCGGAGCAGGTGGACCACTTCCGGGCGGCGGTGAGCGACATGGGGAACACGTCGGAGTTCCGCGGCAACGCCACGAAGGTGGCGGCGCACCTGGGCCGCTGCATCTTCTTCGTCGGCATGGGCAGCAACGACTACCTCAACAACTACTTCATGCCGGACTACTACGACACCGCGCGCAGGTACAGCCCGCGCGACTACGCCGCGCTGCTCCTCCAGGGCTACTCCGACCAGCTCACCCAGCTCTACGGCCTCGGCGCCCGCAAGTTTGTCGTCGCCGGCGTCGGCCTGATCGGCTGCATCCCTTACGAGCTCGCTAGGATGGACGACGACCACGGACCGTCGTCTCGGCCTAGCAATCAGTCCGCCGTTTCTAGCCAAGACATTGCTATATCCATTGGCAtcggcggtggtggcggcggcggcggtatcGGCATCGGCGGCGGTAGAGTTGGCGGGAGATTACCGTCGACGATGCCATTACCATACACAGACGGAGACGGTGGCAACGGCAACGGCAACGGCAACGGCAATACAAACCCAGCGCCTAACAACGGCGGCGGGTGCAACGAGACGATCAACAGCGCGATCGACATCTACAACAGGGGGCTTCTGGCCATGGTGAAGCGCTTCAACAGCCGCGGGGGGCTGCGCGGGGCCAAGTTCGTCTTCCTCGACGCCGTGCAGAGCGGCAAGGACCTGGTGGCGAACGCCGCCGCGCACGGGTTCACGGTGCTGGACCGGGGCTGCTGCGGCGTGGGCCGGAACAACGGGCAGATCACGTGCCTGCCCCTGCAGCGGCCGTGCGACGACCGGAGCAAGTACATGTTCTGGGACGCCTTCCACCCCACGGAGGCGGTCCACAGGATCTACGCCGCCAAGGCCTTCAGCTCCAACTCCACCGCCGAAGTTTACCCCATCAACGTCAGCCAGCTCGCCGCCATTTGA
- the LOC8072390 gene encoding probable uridine nucleosidase 2: protein MAAVEGTTKKKVIIDTDPGIDDAMAIFVALRSPELEVLGLTTTFGNVHTALATRNALHLLEAVGRTDIPVAEGSHVTIKKATKLRIASFVHGSDGLGNQDFPPPATKPVDQSAAAFLVEQANLYPGQVTVVALGPLTNLALAVELDPSFPKKIGQIIILGGAYSVNGNVNPAAEANIFGDPDAADIVFTCGADILAVGLNVTHQVVLTDADREKLEQCESKYARYLCKIMGIYFDYHKDAYFIKGVYLHDPTTLIAAVNPSLLTYTEGVVRVQTVGITKGLTVFDNTKKRYGEITAWTGMPTVKVAVTVDAPAVVELMMQRLMTDD from the exons ATGGCGGCGGTCGAGGGGACGACGAAGAAGAAGGTAATCATCGACACCGACCCCGGAATTG ACGACGCGATGGCCATCTTCGTGGCACTGCGGTCGCCGGAGCTGGAGGTGCTGGGCCTCACCACTACCTTCGGCAACGTCCACACCGCCCTCGCCACCCGGAACGCGCTCCACCTG TTGGAGGCTGTTGGAAGGACAGACATCCCCGTGGCAGAGGGATCCCATGTAACAATCAAG AAAGCCACCAAGCTGAGGATCGCAAGCTTCGTCCACGGTTCAGACGGCCTGGGAAACCAGGACTTCCCTCCACCGGCTACCAAGCCTGTAGATCAGTCGGCTGCTGCCTTCCTGGTTGAGCAGGCAAATCTGTACCCTGGACAAGTTACCGTCGTCGCCCTCGGTCCACTTACCAACCTTGCTCTG GCAGTCGAGCTTGACCCTTCATTCCCGAAGAAGATAGGGCAGATTATTATTCTTGGCGGTGCGTATTCAGTCAATGGAAATGTGAACCCTGCAGCTGAGGCAAAC ATCTTTGGGGATCCCGACGCGGCAGATATTGTGTTCACCTGCGGTGCTGATATTTTGGCTGTGGGACTAAATGTAACCCATCAAGTAGTTCTAACAG ATGCTGACCGGGAGAAGCTTGAACAGTGTGAGAGCAAATATGCCCGCTACTTATGCAAGATAATGGGCATTTATTTTGATTACCACAAGGATGCCTACTTCATAAAAG GAGTGTATCTTCATGATCCAACAACGCTTATTGCTGCTGTGAATCCATCGCTATTGACTTACACAGAAGGTGTCGTGAGGGTACAGACAGTTGGAATCACAAAGGGCCTTACTGTTTTTGATAACACCAAGAAAAG GTACGGAGAGATCACAGCCTGGACTGGCATGCCCACCGTGAAGGTCGCTGTCACCGTCGATGCTCCTGCCGTGGTAGAGCTGATGATGCAGAGGTTGATGACCGATGACTAG
- the LOC8085066 gene encoding transcription termination factor MTERF2, chloroplastic, producing the protein PAADDQCAVRGPSAAAILRLRNRLLPLLSAASPLPSPIHIHPQACRRLCTSNSAATAAFSLEDYLVAACGIAPAQAREVSKKAFHQLSKISHSRFISAASNPDAIVALLSGAGLSRADIAAVVSAYPLLLRASVKRISPRLLALRDRAGLSTQQIARFLLVGPHAICRSDVVPKLQFFISFYGSFEQVLVVLKRNNRLFNSSLENLIKPNIALLRQWGVPNIVQLCSTSAWVLTFNAERVKEFLLRAEQLGVSPTSRMFRHAVAASANNPKEKVAAKLEFFNRTLGCSESEVSTAVSKMPAIIGLSDEILLRKIEFLVNEAAMEPQYIVERPVLLTLSLEKRLVPRHYVMCMLTLFHLSNKVAKFRMGPHRLL; encoded by the coding sequence ccggCGGCCGACGACCAATGCGCCGTCCGCGGCCCGTCCGCCGCCGCCATTCTGCGCCTCAGGAACCGCCTCCTCCCTCTGCTCAGCGCAGCCTCCCCGCTTCCCTCCCCCATCCACATCCACCCCCAAGCGTGCCGCCGCCTCTGCACCTCCAATTCCGCGGCCACTGCGGCGTTCTCGCTCGAGGACTACCTTGTCGCCGCCTGCGGCATCGCACCAGCCCAAGCCCGTGAGGTGTCCAAGAAGGCGTTCCACCAGTTATCCAAGATCTCACACTCCCGCTTCATCTCCGCCGCCTCCAACCCCGATGCCATCGTCGCCCTGCTCTCCGGCGCCGGTCTCTCCCGCGCCGACATCGCCGCCGTCGTCTCAGCTTACCCGCTGCTCCTCCGCGCTTCGGTGAAGAGAATCTCGCCCCGCCTTCTTGCTCTCCGAGACCGCGCCGGCCTTTCTACTCAGCAAATCGCTCGCTTCCTCCTGGTCGGCCCACATGCTATCTGCCGCAGCGACGTCGTTCCCAAGCTTCAGTTCTTCATCTCCTTCTACGGCTCGTTTGAGCAGGTCCTGGTGGTCCTAAAGAGGAACAACCGCCTCTTCAATTCGAGCCTTGAGAACTTAATCAAGCCTAACATAGCTTTGCTTCGTCAGTGGGGTGTTCCAAATATTGTTCAGTTGTGTTCAACCAGCGCGTGGGTGCTTACCTTCAACGCAGAACGCGTGAAAGAATTTTTGCTACGGGCAGAACAACTTGGGGTGTCTCCCACTTCGCGCATGTTTAGGCACGCGGTGGCTGCTAGTGCCAATAATCCCAAAGAGAAGGTTGCTGCCAAGCTTGAGTTCTTTAACAGGACTCTCGGTTGTTCTGAGTCTGAGGTTTCCACTGCAGTGTCCAAGATGCCAGCTATAATAGGATTGTCTGACGAGATTCTTCTCCgcaagattgagttcctagtcaATGAGGCTGCGATGGAGCCACAGTACATTGTTGAAAGGCCTGTCCTGTTGACACTGAGCCTGGAGAAGAGGCTAGTGCCGCGGCATTATGTCATGTGTATGCTAACATTATttcatttgtcaaataaagtagCAAAGTTTCGCATGGGCCCGCACAGATTACTATAG